In Syntrophobacterales bacterium, a single genomic region encodes these proteins:
- a CDS encoding UDP-2,3-diacylglucosamine diphosphatase yields the protein MRTIFLADAHLKGPAAPGYKKCLEFFAGLHGAGTFPGSERVKGNKIDLIVIAGDFFDFWFERKGRIYPKFQPIVKNIARLKDEGVRICLCEGNHDFFLSDYFTRSLGIEVYPEALELSIDELRVFVSHGDTVDRENRRYLALRRVFRSSFTYRLQRMVPLSLLFAVARASSGLSRGMTVSAQERIVAKMRLFAEEKFREGFDAVILGHSHAEILGQEQNGGEKRTFATLGDWITRYTYLVCENGRFSLEHFGKREE from the coding sequence ATGAGGACGATTTTTCTTGCCGACGCGCATCTGAAGGGTCCTGCGGCGCCGGGATATAAGAAATGCCTGGAATTTTTTGCCGGGTTGCATGGCGCCGGAACGTTTCCCGGGTCTGAAAGGGTAAAGGGCAACAAGATTGATCTGATCGTTATTGCCGGTGACTTTTTTGACTTCTGGTTTGAGCGCAAGGGCCGCATTTATCCGAAATTTCAGCCGATTGTGAAAAATATCGCCAGGTTGAAGGACGAAGGGGTAAGAATTTGCCTCTGCGAGGGCAATCACGACTTTTTCCTTTCCGATTATTTTACCAGGAGTCTCGGCATCGAGGTTTATCCCGAGGCCCTGGAGCTCTCAATCGATGAGTTGCGGGTCTTTGTCTCTCACGGCGATACGGTGGATCGGGAAAACCGCCGCTATCTCGCGTTGCGGAGGGTTTTCCGCAGTTCCTTTACCTATCGGCTGCAGAGAATGGTCCCCCTGTCGCTGCTCTTTGCCGTCGCGCGGGCCAGCTCCGGCCTGAGTCGGGGAATGACTGTCAGCGCCCAGGAGAGGATAGTCGCAAAAATGCGCCTTTTTGCCGAAGAAAAGTTCAGGGAGGGGTTTGACGCCGTTATTCTGGGCCATTCCCATGCCGAGATATTGGGTCAAGAACAAAATGGCGGGGAAAAGCGGACATTTGCAACCCTCGGGGACTGGATAACCCGTTACACCTACCTTGTATGCGAAAACGGTCGCTTTTCACTGGAGCATTTCGGCAAACGGGAAGAATGA
- a CDS encoding radical SAM protein produces MVLASQEEGMHYEGYCIRPPSEADSILLQVTLGCSHNRCTFCGSYSDKRFAIKDDKVIQNDILYASRYMRSQERIFLMDGDALIIPQKKLLGILEQIATHLPWVKRVGAYANVKGIKRKSVEELKELRQRNLGILYYGIETGDDEIRMSIQKGSTAAVCIEMGRRVKEAGILLSVTVLLGIGGERLSLRHAKATGELLSAIDPDYVGALTLMLTPGTPLYEDYRRGAFALPDEAGMLRELREMIAHTDLTGGYFFSNHASNYLPVKARLPEGKQKALALIDAALRGEIGLKPEWMRAL; encoded by the coding sequence ATGGTTTTAGCCTCCCAAGAAGAGGGCATGCACTACGAGGGGTATTGCATTCGGCCGCCCAGCGAAGCCGACAGCATTCTGCTGCAGGTTACGCTGGGTTGTTCCCACAACCGCTGCACCTTTTGCGGGTCATACAGCGACAAACGCTTCGCTATCAAGGACGACAAGGTTATCCAAAACGATATCCTCTATGCCTCCCGGTACATGCGCAGCCAGGAGCGTATCTTCCTGATGGACGGCGATGCCCTGATCATCCCGCAAAAAAAGCTGCTGGGAATCCTGGAGCAGATTGCGACGCATCTGCCCTGGGTGAAGAGGGTCGGCGCCTACGCAAATGTCAAGGGCATCAAGCGAAAATCTGTCGAAGAGCTGAAGGAACTGCGGCAGCGCAATCTGGGCATCCTCTATTACGGCATCGAAACGGGCGACGACGAGATCAGAATGTCCATCCAGAAGGGCTCTACCGCCGCAGTGTGCATCGAGATGGGACGCAGGGTAAAAGAGGCGGGCATCCTGCTGTCAGTCACGGTACTGCTCGGCATCGGCGGCGAGCGCCTTTCGTTGCGCCATGCGAAGGCCACAGGCGAGCTCTTGAGCGCGATAGATCCCGACTATGTCGGGGCCTTGACGTTGATGCTTACCCCCGGGACGCCCCTGTATGAGGATTATCGGCGCGGCGCCTTTGCGCTCCCCGACGAGGCCGGAATGCTCAGGGAATTGCGGGAAATGATCGCCCATACCGATCTGACGGGCGGATATTTTTTCTCCAACCATGCCTCGAATTACCTGCCCGTGAAGGCCAGACTGCCCGAAGGCAAACAAAAGGCGCTGGCGCTGATCGATGCGGCCTTGCGCGGCGAGATCGGGCTCAAACCGGAGTGGATGCGGGCGCTGTAA
- the cas6 gene encoding CRISPR system precrRNA processing endoribonuclease RAMP protein Cas6, with amino-acid sequence MLFGSYSFSLTFDDDAVLPEYKGSTFRGIFGHSLKKVVCALKQQECADCLLNKKCVYFQVFEMQTDAVGKRGERTEGAPAPSPEVRKRLVAPPHPYVIEPAEDSRTRYRNGESLDFTLLLFGGVNDYLAYFIYSFNEMGKLGVGKAINGKRASFHLNRVTAGRQLVFDPSDRKIRKGPFTQELLLTPPEGAKSGFPAEADQPALSELTIRLQTPLRLKFENHFKAELPFHLLVRAMLRRVASLEQFFGNGEPALDYRGFVRRATEVSSKSSTIRWFDWKRYSNRQDQAMLMGGMGGEITYAGSLGEFMPLLRFCEKAHIGKQTTFGLGKIALVSVLKETSPDLNVSPDELLSTVRT; translated from the coding sequence ATGCTTTTTGGCAGTTATTCCTTCTCACTTACATTCGACGATGACGCCGTCCTTCCCGAATACAAGGGTTCTACCTTTCGCGGCATTTTTGGGCATTCCCTCAAAAAGGTCGTCTGCGCCCTGAAACAGCAGGAATGCGCCGATTGCCTGCTCAATAAAAAATGCGTGTATTTTCAGGTTTTTGAAATGCAGACGGACGCGGTCGGAAAGCGCGGCGAAAGAACAGAAGGTGCTCCCGCGCCTAGCCCGGAGGTCAGAAAACGCCTCGTCGCCCCGCCCCATCCCTACGTCATCGAACCCGCCGAGGACAGCCGAACCCGGTATCGCAACGGCGAGTCCCTCGATTTCACGCTCCTGCTCTTCGGAGGCGTGAACGATTATCTGGCGTATTTCATCTATTCATTCAACGAGATGGGCAAGCTTGGCGTGGGAAAGGCGATTAACGGCAAGCGCGCCTCCTTCCACCTCAACCGGGTGACTGCGGGGAGGCAGTTGGTCTTCGACCCTAGCGACAGAAAAATCCGCAAAGGGCCTTTCACCCAAGAGCTATTGCTGACGCCGCCGGAGGGCGCGAAATCCGGCTTTCCCGCGGAGGCCGATCAACCGGCCCTGTCCGAACTAACGATTCGCCTGCAAACGCCCCTCCGTCTGAAGTTCGAGAATCATTTCAAGGCCGAGCTGCCGTTTCATCTGCTGGTAAGGGCGATGCTCCGCAGGGTTGCATCGCTGGAGCAGTTTTTCGGTAACGGGGAGCCCGCGCTCGACTACCGGGGGTTTGTCCGGCGGGCGACGGAGGTTTCCAGCAAATCCTCCACAATCAGGTGGTTCGACTGGAAACGTTATTCCAACCGCCAGGATCAGGCGATGCTGATGGGCGGCATGGGCGGGGAGATCACATACGCCGGCTCTCTTGGAGAATTTATGCCGCTGCTGCGTTTTTGCGAAAAGGCGCACATAGGCAAGCAGACGACCTTCGGTCTGGGGAAGATAGCGCTTGTTTCGGTCCTGAAGGAAACTTCGCCCGATCTGAATGTGTCTCCCGACGAACTGCTTTCAACAGTGAGGACCTGA